One Ignavibacteriota bacterium DNA segment encodes these proteins:
- the iolD gene encoding 3D-(3,5/4)-trihydroxycyclohexane-1,2-dione acylhydrolase (decyclizing), translated as MATKRMTVGQATIAFLKAQYVERDGIEQRFFAGCFGIFGHGIVAGIGQALQQNPDFRYYQTRNEQSMVHTAVAYAKMKNRLATFVCTSSIGPGATNMLTGAAMATINRLPVLLIPGDIFARRNVAPVLQQLESGSTQDISVNDCFKPVARYWDRITRAEQLITALPEVMRVLTSPADTGAVVLALPQDVQAEAFDFPVELFEKRVWTVQRPRPDAALLRKAVEWIRASRNPVIVSGGGTIYSGAERALAAFMASTGIPLTETFAGKGVVPYSTPGNLGAVGATGTPGAAAMAAEADLVIGIGTRYSDFTTASKTAFQHPHVRFININVAAFDAFKHAALPLVSDAKVCLEELEAALGGYRAEAGWAQAALQHQSAWDAKVTEIYRETNQIPATQAEVVGAVNTFSGPQDVVVCAAGSLPGDLHKLWRTRDPKGFHLEYGYSTMGYEIAAGLGAKMACPDREIYVMVGDGNYLMNNHEIITAVQERVKMVIILLDNHGFKSIGSLSEAVGSQRFGTSYRYRNDASGDLDGANLPVDFAMNARSLGAHVIEVDSIASLTRALHDTKAIDRTTVIVIETDGVKGIEGYAWWEVAVAEVSEMPTVQKAYAEYVEQKKQQRYYL; from the coding sequence ATGGCGACGAAACGAATGACGGTAGGACAGGCAACGATCGCGTTCCTCAAGGCGCAGTATGTGGAACGCGACGGCATCGAGCAGCGATTCTTCGCGGGGTGCTTCGGGATCTTCGGCCACGGGATTGTTGCCGGGATCGGCCAGGCCCTTCAGCAGAATCCGGACTTCCGGTACTATCAGACCCGCAACGAACAGTCGATGGTGCATACGGCGGTCGCCTATGCGAAGATGAAGAATCGGCTCGCCACCTTCGTGTGCACCTCGTCCATTGGTCCCGGCGCAACGAATATGCTCACGGGTGCGGCGATGGCGACGATCAACCGCCTTCCGGTGCTCCTCATTCCCGGCGATATCTTCGCCCGCAGGAATGTGGCACCCGTGCTGCAACAGCTCGAGAGCGGATCGACGCAGGACATCTCCGTCAACGATTGCTTCAAGCCGGTCGCCCGGTACTGGGACCGCATCACCAGGGCGGAACAATTGATCACGGCGCTTCCGGAGGTCATGCGCGTGCTGACGTCGCCGGCCGACACCGGAGCGGTGGTCCTTGCATTGCCGCAGGATGTGCAGGCGGAGGCATTCGACTTTCCCGTGGAATTGTTTGAGAAGCGTGTATGGACGGTGCAACGGCCACGGCCGGACGCCGCGCTCCTGCGCAAAGCCGTGGAGTGGATCAGGGCGAGCCGGAACCCGGTGATCGTATCCGGCGGCGGCACGATCTACAGTGGAGCGGAGCGCGCCCTTGCCGCCTTCATGGCTTCAACGGGAATACCCCTCACAGAGACCTTTGCGGGGAAGGGGGTGGTGCCATACTCGACACCGGGGAACCTCGGTGCTGTTGGCGCCACGGGGACACCCGGCGCTGCGGCTATGGCGGCGGAGGCTGATCTCGTTATCGGGATCGGCACGCGGTACTCGGACTTCACGACCGCATCGAAAACGGCATTCCAGCATCCCCACGTCCGGTTCATCAATATCAATGTCGCTGCATTCGATGCGTTCAAGCATGCCGCCCTGCCGCTGGTCAGTGATGCAAAGGTCTGCCTCGAAGAGCTGGAGGCCGCACTCGGCGGCTACAGGGCCGAGGCCGGCTGGGCGCAGGCTGCGCTCCAGCACCAGTCGGCGTGGGACGCGAAAGTGACGGAGATCTACCGGGAGACCAACCAGATCCCCGCAACGCAGGCCGAGGTGGTCGGTGCCGTGAACACCTTCTCCGGACCGCAGGATGTCGTGGTCTGTGCCGCGGGGAGTCTGCCGGGCGATCTGCACAAACTCTGGCGCACGCGGGACCCGAAAGGGTTTCATCTGGAGTACGGATATTCCACGATGGGGTATGAGATCGCTGCCGGCCTCGGGGCGAAGATGGCCTGCCCGGACCGGGAGATCTATGTGATGGTCGGTGACGGCAACTATCTCATGAACAATCATGAGATCATCACCGCGGTCCAGGAACGCGTGAAGATGGTGATCATCCTGCTGGATAATCACGGGTTCAAGAGCATCGGCTCGCTCTCGGAAGCCGTGGGGAGCCAGCGTTTCGGGACGAGCTACCGCTATCGCAATGATGCGAGCGGTGACCTGGATGGGGCGAACCTTCCCGTGGATTTTGCCATGAATGCACGGAGCCTCGGTGCCCACGTGATCGAGGTGGACAGCATTGCATCGCTCACCCGGGCGTTGCACGACACGAAGGCGATCGACAGAACGACGGTGATCGTGATCGAAACGGATGGCGTGAAAGGCATCGAGGGGTATGCGTGGTGGGAGGTGGCCGTGGCCGAGGTCTCCGAGATGCCAACGGTGCAGAAGGCATATGCGGAGTATGTCGAGCAGAAGAAGCAACAGCGGTATTACCTGTAA
- a CDS encoding CoA-acylating methylmalonate-semialdehyde dehydrogenase, giving the protein MNTLKNFIDGAWVDTLSGTYLDVVDPGNGEALCKVPAGCKEDIERAAARAAIAQRTWRNVPAEQRIQYLFAMKRILEEHADEIAALCTRESGKTVAESRAEIVRAVENIEVACGIPMLLQGDFSEDVAQGIDEFVIRQPLGVGACIAPFNFPVMIAFWFFPYAIATGNTYIVKPSEKVPGTMTRIFELLEGAGLPNGVLNLVHGGKETVDAILTHDAIRAISFVGSTKVARYVYAKGAEHGKRVQAQGGAKNCLVVMPDADVVTTTRIIADSVYGCAGQRCLAASTVILVGAAQAAFKDLLVEAARTRTTCHGLDRNSQMGAVITRESRMRIEAIIDDAARKGATILVDGRTGPLAGCEGGNFVLPTVIENVPDTAEAATAEIFGPVMNLKYCDTLSDAIASINAGQYGNAACIFTRNGSAARTFRRDVLAGNIGVNIGIPAPMAFFPFSGWKESFFGDLHGQAKHAVEFFTQTKVVVERWYDEWTRTF; this is encoded by the coding sequence ATGAACACGCTGAAGAATTTCATTGACGGGGCATGGGTGGACACGCTGTCAGGCACCTATCTCGATGTCGTGGACCCGGGGAACGGTGAGGCCCTGTGCAAGGTACCCGCTGGGTGCAAAGAGGACATCGAACGGGCGGCCGCGCGGGCAGCGATCGCGCAGCGTACGTGGCGGAACGTTCCCGCGGAGCAGAGGATACAATATCTGTTCGCGATGAAGCGGATACTTGAAGAGCATGCCGACGAGATCGCAGCACTGTGCACGCGTGAGAGCGGAAAGACCGTGGCGGAGTCCCGGGCGGAGATCGTCCGTGCCGTCGAGAATATCGAAGTCGCATGCGGTATTCCGATGCTGTTGCAGGGGGACTTCTCCGAAGATGTTGCACAGGGTATTGATGAGTTCGTCATACGCCAACCGCTCGGGGTGGGGGCGTGCATTGCGCCGTTCAATTTTCCGGTGATGATCGCGTTCTGGTTCTTTCCGTATGCCATCGCGACCGGCAATACCTATATCGTCAAGCCCTCGGAGAAGGTGCCCGGGACCATGACGCGCATCTTCGAACTCCTCGAAGGCGCAGGCCTTCCCAACGGGGTGCTGAACCTCGTGCACGGAGGAAAGGAAACCGTGGATGCGATCCTGACCCACGATGCTATCAGGGCGATCAGTTTTGTGGGATCGACGAAGGTTGCGCGCTATGTGTATGCGAAAGGGGCGGAGCACGGCAAACGTGTGCAGGCACAGGGAGGAGCGAAGAACTGTCTGGTGGTGATGCCGGATGCGGATGTGGTCACGACCACGAGGATCATCGCCGATAGCGTCTATGGATGTGCCGGTCAACGCTGCCTTGCCGCTTCAACGGTCATTCTTGTCGGTGCTGCGCAGGCGGCATTCAAGGATCTCCTGGTGGAGGCCGCGCGGACGCGAACGACCTGCCACGGACTGGACCGGAATTCGCAGATGGGTGCCGTGATCACGCGGGAAAGCCGGATGCGCATCGAAGCCATCATCGATGATGCCGCCCGCAAGGGTGCGACGATATTGGTCGATGGCCGGACAGGCCCCCTCGCAGGGTGCGAGGGGGGCAACTTCGTCCTTCCTACCGTCATCGAGAATGTACCGGACACTGCTGAGGCGGCCACGGCGGAGATCTTCGGCCCGGTGATGAATCTCAAATACTGTGATACTCTGTCCGATGCGATCGCCTCCATCAACGCAGGCCAGTACGGGAATGCAGCGTGTATCTTCACCCGCAACGGATCGGCGGCCCGCACCTTCCGCAGGGATGTCCTTGCCGGGAACATCGGTGTGAACATCGGCATCCCCGCACCGATGGCATTCTTCCCGTTCAGCGGATGGAAGGAATCCTTCTTTGGAGACCTGCACGGGCAGGCGAAGCACGCTGTGGAGTTCTTCACGCAGACCAAGGTTGTTGTTGAACGCTGGTACGATGAGTGGACCAGGACTTTCTAG
- a CDS encoding TIM barrel protein: MIRIANAPCSWGVLEFELDGKAPDYVQVLDEMKDVGYVGSELGDWGFMPTDPASLKGEIQKRGFVIPGAFVPVLLKDGSKHQAGIDVAVKTAKLLRDSGNTSAFIVLADENGSIPERTKNAGRVTPELGLSTEEWKVFADGANELARRVKAEAGLRTVFHHHCGGYVETPDEVAMLLQSTDPDVLGLVLDMGHWLFGGGDPVKALRDHARRIWHVHFKDCSKELAARSRSEQWDYFTSVRHGVFCELGQGAVDFPAVARELKAQRYDGWIVVEQDVLPGMGRPKECARHNLEYIKTLGLS; encoded by the coding sequence ATGATTCGCATAGCAAACGCCCCCTGTTCCTGGGGGGTGCTGGAATTTGAGCTGGACGGCAAGGCCCCGGACTACGTCCAGGTGCTGGATGAAATGAAAGACGTTGGCTACGTGGGTTCGGAGTTGGGCGATTGGGGTTTCATGCCGACCGATCCTGCCTCGCTAAAGGGCGAGATCCAGAAGCGCGGGTTCGTCATCCCCGGAGCATTTGTGCCGGTGCTGCTCAAGGACGGGAGCAAGCACCAGGCCGGGATCGACGTTGCCGTGAAGACGGCGAAGCTCCTGCGGGATTCGGGGAATACCTCCGCGTTCATCGTCCTTGCTGATGAGAACGGCTCCATCCCGGAGCGGACGAAGAACGCAGGGAGGGTCACGCCGGAACTCGGCCTGAGCACAGAGGAATGGAAGGTCTTCGCTGACGGAGCGAATGAACTCGCCCGGAGGGTGAAGGCCGAAGCCGGCCTCCGCACGGTGTTCCATCATCATTGCGGGGGGTATGTTGAGACTCCGGACGAAGTGGCGATGCTGCTGCAGAGCACCGACCCGGATGTGCTGGGCCTTGTCCTCGACATGGGGCATTGGCTGTTCGGCGGAGGGGATCCGGTGAAGGCCCTCCGCGACCACGCACGTCGCATCTGGCATGTGCATTTCAAGGATTGCAGCAAAGAGCTCGCGGCGCGGTCGCGCAGCGAACAGTGGGACTATTTCACATCGGTGCGTCATGGCGTGTTCTGTGAACTGGGTCAAGGGGCGGTCGATTTTCCGGCGGTGGCACGGGAACTGAAGGCCCAGCGGTATGATGGGTGGATCGTCGTGGAACAGGATGTGCTGCCCGGGATGGGCAGGCCGAAAGAGTGTGCGCGTCATAACCTCGAATACATCAAGACCCTCGGGCTATCCTGA
- the iolG gene encoding inositol 2-dehydrogenase, producing MRARTHYEYVEDRVIGAGRIGKVHTETIARSVPEARVVAIADVNLAAAQELAARVNVTSVSDDYRKVIQNPGVDAVIICSPTDAHAQHTIETAEAGKHVFCEKPIALDLATIKRVNDTVDRCGVKFMVGFNRRFDANFKKVKQMVVERKVGDLHVIKITSRDPGPPPTEYIAVSGGMFLDMTIHDFDMARFIVGRDVEEVFAVGGVMVDPAIGKAGDIDTAVITLIFEGGALGIIDNSRKAVYGYDQRLEVFGSGGMVKVDNTAPDTHDYYGPDGVHSSLPLNFFMDRYIDAYASEIKEFCQAVGENKPVSVGGRDGLMSVAIGLAAKRSLLEHRPVKVAEVLEGKK from the coding sequence CTGAGAGCAAGGACACACTATGAGTACGTTGAAGATCGAGTCATCGGTGCCGGACGTATCGGCAAAGTGCATACGGAAACCATTGCCCGGAGTGTTCCGGAAGCACGCGTCGTTGCGATCGCGGATGTCAATCTGGCCGCCGCACAAGAACTCGCGGCACGTGTGAACGTCACCTCTGTCTCGGATGACTACCGGAAGGTGATCCAGAACCCCGGGGTGGATGCGGTGATCATCTGTTCGCCCACGGATGCGCACGCGCAGCACACCATCGAAACCGCGGAAGCGGGGAAGCATGTGTTTTGCGAGAAGCCGATCGCCCTCGATCTGGCGACGATCAAGAGAGTGAACGACACCGTGGATCGTTGCGGTGTGAAGTTCATGGTCGGGTTCAACCGCCGCTTCGACGCCAATTTCAAGAAGGTCAAGCAGATGGTGGTCGAGCGGAAGGTCGGGGATCTCCACGTGATCAAGATCACCTCCCGCGATCCCGGCCCTCCGCCTACCGAGTACATCGCCGTGTCGGGCGGGATGTTCCTGGACATGACGATCCATGATTTCGACATGGCGCGGTTCATCGTGGGCCGGGATGTCGAGGAGGTCTTCGCCGTGGGGGGGGTGATGGTGGATCCGGCAATCGGGAAGGCCGGTGACATCGACACTGCCGTGATCACGTTGATCTTCGAAGGCGGAGCCCTGGGCATCATCGACAACAGCCGTAAGGCGGTGTACGGGTACGACCAGCGGCTTGAAGTGTTCGGGTCGGGTGGCATGGTGAAGGTGGACAATACCGCACCTGACACGCACGACTACTATGGTCCGGACGGCGTCCATTCGTCGTTGCCGTTGAACTTCTTCATGGACCGGTATATCGATGCGTATGCGAGCGAGATCAAGGAGTTCTGCCAGGCGGTGGGCGAGAACAAGCCTGTGTCCGTGGGCGGGCGCGACGGATTGATGTCGGTTGCGATAGGCCTTGCGGCAAAGCGCTCGCTGCTCGAGCATCGGCCGGTGAAGGTCGCAGAGGTTCTGGAAGGCAAGAAATGA
- a CDS encoding glycoside hydrolase family 28 protein, with protein MRVLDITEYGAVADGRTDNAVAIQKALDACSAAGGGRVRVPAGGAFMTGPFDLRSGVDLHVERGARIFANPDEAAYTRSAFRANPGEGSIWIGGEHAENIRISGEGIIDGNGIAFMGPEEKAAFVLKEFHVFDRRPHVLTLVDIRGLEITGVTLKNSSYWCVHLIGCVDVDIHDMRIENHLKIRNSDGIDLDHTRNVRIRDCYIESGDDCICFKTRREYQEYGPTENVLVTNCTMISTSCSVKLGSENMDAIRNIEVRDCVIRSSNRGIGIQNRDEGVVENVLFKNITVGGRLFDDVWWGKAEPIYVTAYKRKASAHKDANIRFAEGQTVGRVGFVHDIRFENITCTSENGAFIGGEAGKVSEVFLDGVAITLERTTTFPGGIYDLRPSDTVGLLAAPTCGVYIQTAEGVVIRNSGVRWGERKAPHFGSALFAADVNGLTLENFTGTGASDATEAVRIENCTNVIRK; from the coding sequence ATGCGCGTGCTTGATATCACAGAATACGGTGCAGTGGCTGATGGCCGGACGGACAACGCCGTTGCCATCCAGAAGGCTCTTGACGCCTGTTCGGCTGCCGGAGGCGGAAGGGTCCGTGTCCCTGCAGGGGGGGCGTTCATGACCGGACCGTTCGACCTGCGGTCGGGTGTCGACCTTCATGTGGAACGTGGCGCGAGGATCTTCGCGAACCCGGACGAGGCGGCATACACCCGGAGTGCGTTCCGCGCGAATCCTGGCGAAGGGAGCATCTGGATCGGCGGGGAACACGCGGAGAACATCAGGATCAGCGGTGAAGGAATCATCGACGGCAACGGCATCGCGTTCATGGGGCCGGAAGAAAAGGCCGCGTTCGTCCTGAAGGAGTTTCATGTGTTCGACCGCCGTCCCCATGTCCTGACCCTCGTGGACATCCGTGGGCTGGAGATCACCGGCGTGACCCTCAAGAACTCCTCGTACTGGTGCGTGCACCTCATCGGCTGCGTGGATGTCGACATCCACGACATGCGGATCGAGAATCACCTGAAGATCAGGAACTCCGATGGGATCGACCTGGATCACACGCGGAACGTACGGATCCGTGACTGTTACATCGAATCGGGTGATGATTGTATCTGTTTCAAGACCCGGCGGGAGTATCAGGAGTACGGGCCCACGGAGAACGTGCTGGTGACCAACTGCACCATGATCTCCACGTCGTGCTCGGTGAAACTCGGCAGCGAGAACATGGATGCGATCAGGAACATTGAAGTGCGCGATTGTGTCATCCGCTCGAGCAACCGGGGGATCGGGATCCAGAACCGCGACGAAGGTGTCGTCGAGAACGTGCTTTTCAAGAACATCACCGTCGGGGGACGGCTCTTCGACGACGTGTGGTGGGGAAAGGCAGAGCCGATCTACGTGACCGCCTACAAGCGTAAGGCCTCGGCACACAAAGATGCGAATATCCGGTTCGCCGAAGGGCAGACCGTCGGAAGGGTGGGCTTCGTGCACGACATCCGGTTCGAGAACATCACGTGCACCAGCGAGAACGGTGCCTTCATCGGGGGGGAAGCTGGAAAGGTGAGCGAGGTGTTCCTTGATGGTGTCGCTATCACACTTGAGCGGACGACGACGTTCCCCGGGGGCATCTATGACCTCCGTCCCTCCGACACGGTCGGCCTGCTCGCCGCGCCGACATGCGGCGTGTACATCCAGACAGCGGAAGGGGTGGTCATCCGCAATTCGGGGGTCCGGTGGGGAGAACGCAAGGCGCCGCATTTTGGATCCGCATTGTTCGCGGCCGATGTGAACGGGCTCACTCTTGAGAATTTCACCGGAACGGGGGCATCCGATGCCACGGAGGCGGTCCGGATCGAGAATTGCACCAACGTGATCAGAAAGTAG
- a CDS encoding DUF5009 domain-containing protein: protein MSALASDPRASQRLVSLDVFRGFTMAAMVLVNNGGDGNHLYPQLAHSYWHGWTFTDWIFPFFLWISGMSTTYAVAVRRSRGATTQDLVLQVLRRSALIFLIGVFLNGFPFGMIGDSAFSFATWRIPGVLQRIAICYLLGSLLYLWLPARRFWYVIAGLFLAYWLMMEFLPVPGVGAGSWERGRNFAAYIDEVVIGSHAYMRTRPWDPEGIISTLPALGTFLFGVLAGNFLRGAKSSAEEKTSWFFVSGCILLVASVVLDMWVPINKRLWTPSYAMMMAGWAHLVFASCYFLIDVKGIRKGTTPFLVFGMNAIFIYAVSSVLESLVDVVTVASVGPAGEATGISVKAMLMQHVFAPVLSPYNASLAYALSFVFIMYLLGLILWKKKWFVKI from the coding sequence ATGAGTGCACTTGCCTCCGATCCCCGCGCCTCACAACGCCTGGTCTCGCTCGATGTGTTCCGCGGGTTCACCATGGCAGCGATGGTGCTCGTCAACAATGGCGGCGACGGGAACCACCTCTATCCGCAGCTTGCTCATTCGTATTGGCATGGGTGGACCTTCACGGATTGGATCTTTCCGTTCTTCCTGTGGATCTCGGGGATGTCCACCACGTATGCCGTTGCTGTACGACGGTCGCGTGGTGCCACGACACAGGATCTGGTACTGCAGGTGCTCCGCCGCTCGGCCCTGATCTTCCTCATTGGTGTGTTCCTCAACGGGTTCCCGTTCGGCATGATCGGTGACTCCGCGTTCTCGTTCGCGACCTGGCGCATTCCGGGGGTTCTGCAGCGGATCGCCATCTGTTACCTGTTAGGTTCATTGCTGTATCTCTGGTTGCCTGCGCGCCGGTTCTGGTATGTCATCGCGGGACTCTTCCTTGCGTACTGGCTCATGATGGAGTTCCTGCCTGTGCCGGGCGTGGGAGCAGGATCATGGGAGCGGGGAAGGAATTTCGCCGCGTACATCGATGAGGTGGTCATCGGCTCGCACGCCTATATGCGGACCCGTCCGTGGGATCCGGAGGGGATCATCAGCACCCTGCCGGCTCTCGGGACGTTCCTCTTCGGTGTGCTTGCCGGCAATTTCCTCCGCGGGGCGAAGTCCAGTGCGGAGGAGAAGACCTCCTGGTTCTTCGTGAGCGGGTGCATCCTTCTCGTGGCATCCGTTGTGCTCGATATGTGGGTACCGATCAACAAGCGCCTCTGGACCCCCTCGTATGCCATGATGATGGCCGGTTGGGCTCATCTTGTCTTCGCTTCCTGCTACTTCCTTATCGATGTGAAGGGTATCCGCAAAGGCACAACACCGTTCCTGGTCTTCGGCATGAACGCGATATTCATCTATGCCGTGTCGTCCGTGCTGGAGTCTCTCGTCGACGTTGTGACCGTTGCGTCCGTCGGCCCCGCCGGGGAGGCGACGGGGATCTCCGTGAAGGCCATGCTCATGCAGCATGTGTTCGCGCCCGTGCTCTCTCCCTACAATGCGTCGCTTGCGTACGCACTCTCCTTCGTGTTCATCATGTACCTCCTTGGACTCATCCTCTGGAAAAAGAAATGGTTCGTCAAGATCTGA
- a CDS encoding alpha-N-acetylglucosaminidase C-terminal domain-containing protein: MIHSTWKRWGERSRVRATSPVALVRGAYHYLRTACHCMVTWSGTQLRLPARFPDLSRVVVHSPYRLRQYYNVCTFGYSTVWWDWPRWEREIDWMALHGINMPLALVGHMGVWQRVWNSYGIPNDSLRSFFTGPAFLPWHWMGNINGHGGPLPQSWIDAQEQLQKRILGRMRELGMKPIVPAFSGFVPPAFHTRYPNEPVFENVHWSGLSEDVKTLALTPGTPAFIDIGERFIKEYRRTFGPCRHYLADTFNELDVPVSSASRYDELAGYGAAVYETITRGDPDGVWVMQGWLFNDRTAFWDSASTASLLSRVPNDRMIILDLANEEFQGWRLHKGFYGKPWIYSMIHNFGGNNSIRGRLGFVATDPATLLHDPARGALAGFGLSPEGLDNNEVVFELQTDMAWTTTPMDLAPWLRGYAHARYGATSPRIEHAWQLLREAVYSRSAGHHMLFAFQYRPSLAPHSDAAVDGRIDEALDLLLAERDALRGSALYRNDLVDLAVYVVGNRIDRKISEACRAHLSGDATLRDVLAGEADLLLAQLDAIISTRPDARLERWIEMARAAGKTRSDKLLFEQNARRQITVWGGPDLHEYAAKIWSGMVRDHYAARWQLFFSLLRNGADAEQAQAQIREWDEQWWQHPGLSAPVPVQDVASAVASLLAAERSMTQVSPEPVIHASAPVFMDGDSSVVTITAAPASEIHFTVDGSEPTAGSARYTGPVTFRTGQEIRVRALSPNRWKSTIASLLLVRVGRNNGLRSLYFPAPVSDLSDSAWSQLTGGIAGRVFDFSARPDAERLQNYAIGYTGYLLIETAGEYTLSIESDDGSCLLLDGKCIVDNGGYHGAREKSATVTLTKGYHPIEARYFQSRGGASLIVRYQGPGIVRQRIPIHRLFLTSDGQ; the protein is encoded by the coding sequence GTGATACATTCGACGTGGAAGCGGTGGGGGGAACGGTCCCGTGTTCGCGCGACAAGCCCCGTGGCGCTGGTACGTGGGGCATATCACTACCTCCGCACCGCCTGTCATTGCATGGTCACATGGAGCGGGACGCAGCTCAGATTGCCAGCGCGGTTCCCGGACCTCTCCCGGGTCGTTGTGCACTCACCGTATCGGCTGCGGCAGTACTACAACGTGTGTACGTTCGGCTACTCCACGGTGTGGTGGGATTGGCCCCGGTGGGAGCGTGAGATCGATTGGATGGCGCTGCACGGGATCAATATGCCGCTGGCGCTGGTGGGGCATATGGGGGTGTGGCAACGGGTCTGGAACTCCTACGGCATCCCGAATGACAGCCTCCGTTCGTTCTTCACCGGACCCGCCTTTCTGCCCTGGCACTGGATGGGAAATATCAATGGCCATGGCGGCCCGCTCCCGCAATCGTGGATCGATGCCCAGGAGCAACTGCAGAAGCGGATCCTCGGGAGGATGAGAGAACTCGGGATGAAGCCCATCGTACCGGCGTTCTCGGGGTTCGTTCCACCTGCGTTCCATACGAGATATCCCAACGAGCCCGTGTTTGAAAATGTACATTGGAGCGGACTCTCCGAAGATGTGAAGACCCTTGCCCTTACGCCGGGAACTCCCGCTTTCATAGACATCGGAGAACGATTCATCAAGGAATACCGCCGCACCTTTGGCCCGTGCCGGCACTACCTGGCTGACACGTTCAACGAACTGGACGTGCCTGTGAGCAGCGCCAGCAGATATGACGAACTCGCAGGCTATGGTGCCGCGGTCTATGAGACGATCACGCGTGGGGATCCGGATGGTGTCTGGGTGATGCAGGGGTGGCTCTTCAACGACAGGACGGCGTTCTGGGACAGCGCCTCCACTGCCTCGCTTCTGAGCCGCGTCCCTAACGACAGGATGATCATCCTGGATCTGGCCAATGAGGAGTTCCAGGGCTGGCGGCTTCATAAGGGCTTCTATGGGAAACCGTGGATCTACAGCATGATCCACAACTTCGGGGGCAACAACTCCATCCGCGGCAGGCTCGGGTTCGTTGCGACCGATCCCGCAACGCTCTTGCACGATCCTGCCAGGGGTGCGCTCGCCGGATTCGGCCTGTCGCCCGAGGGGCTGGACAACAATGAAGTGGTGTTCGAGTTGCAGACGGATATGGCGTGGACAACCACACCCATGGACCTTGCACCTTGGCTCCGGGGCTATGCGCATGCCCGGTACGGAGCCACATCACCGCGTATCGAACATGCCTGGCAGCTTCTCAGGGAGGCCGTGTATTCCCGCTCGGCGGGGCACCACATGCTGTTCGCCTTTCAATACCGTCCTTCACTTGCCCCCCATAGCGATGCGGCGGTTGATGGGCGGATCGATGAAGCGCTCGATCTGTTGCTCGCCGAACGTGATGCACTTCGCGGATCGGCATTGTATAGGAACGACCTGGTCGACCTGGCCGTCTATGTGGTCGGGAACCGCATCGACAGGAAGATCTCCGAGGCGTGCAGAGCGCATCTCTCCGGGGATGCGACGTTGCGGGATGTACTGGCCGGTGAAGCGGACCTCTTGCTGGCGCAACTCGATGCGATCATCTCCACACGACCGGATGCCCGTCTGGAGCGCTGGATCGAGATGGCGAGGGCGGCAGGGAAGACACGTTCGGACAAGCTTCTGTTCGAACAGAATGCCCGTCGTCAGATCACCGTGTGGGGTGGCCCGGACCTGCATGAGTATGCGGCGAAGATCTGGAGTGGCATGGTGCGCGACCATTATGCAGCGCGCTGGCAGCTCTTCTTCAGCCTTCTCCGGAACGGCGCCGATGCGGAACAGGCGCAGGCACAGATCCGTGAGTGGGATGAGCAGTGGTGGCAGCACCCAGGCCTGTCTGCGCCCGTGCCGGTACAGGATGTCGCTTCAGCGGTCGCCAGCCTCCTGGCGGCGGAACGGTCGATGACGCAGGTGTCACCGGAGCCGGTGATACATGCATCAGCACCTGTCTTCATGGATGGCGATTCGTCGGTCGTCACTATCACCGCCGCCCCTGCGTCGGAGATCCACTTCACCGTGGATGGTTCTGAACCAACGGCCGGGAGTGCACGGTACACCGGGCCTGTGACGTTCCGGACGGGGCAGGAGATCCGGGTGCGGGCTTTGTCTCCGAACCGCTGGAAAAGCACGATCGCCTCGCTGCTTCTCGTCAGGGTCGGGAGGAACAATGGCCTGCGATCGCTCTATTTCCCGGCACCGGTCTCCGATCTGTCGGATTCTGCCTGGTCGCAACTGACCGGAGGGATCGCGGGCCGGGTGTTTGATTTTTCCGCGCGGCCGGATGCAGAACGGCTGCAGAACTACGCCATAGGATACACCGGATATCTGTTGATTGAGACGGCGGGAGAGTATACATTGAGTATTGAATCGGATGACGGGAGTTGCCTCCTGCTCGACGGGAAGTGTATCGTCGACAATGGCGGGTATCACGGCGCGCGCGAGAAGAGCGCAACGGTGACCTTGACGAAGGGGTATCACCCGATCGAGGCACGCTACTTCCAGTCACGCGGCGGGGCCTCGCTGATCGTGCGCTATCAGGGGCCCGGTATCGTGCGTCAGAGGATCCCGATCCACAGACTCTTCCTGACGTCCGACGGCCAATGA